The Xylanibacillus composti genome includes a window with the following:
- a CDS encoding FecCD family ABC transporter permease, whose translation MKTLHRQPIPFPVTLGIGLLLLACMFIAAMTLGAADTSLKDVWTALVSKDAPDHLSIIRELRLPREIAAAFVGAALAVSGAVMQGITRNPLADPGLLGLTAGAGAALAVMLTVFPGAGTFWIMIASLVGAALGSLLVFGIGSMKRGGFSPFRIVLAGAAISAFLYAVTDGIGLYFNISKDVSMWTAGGLIGTTWDQLRIIVPFITAGVLLALLLAKQVTILSLNEEVAAGLGQNIRAVKLALFGIIILLAGASVALVGNLVFIGLMVPHLVRPLVGTDYRFVLPMSAIAGAAFMLLADTIGRTINAPFETPVVAIIAMMGIPFFLIIVRKGGNAFS comes from the coding sequence ATGAAGACCTTACACAGACAACCTATCCCGTTCCCGGTTACGCTTGGGATTGGCCTGCTCTTGCTTGCGTGCATGTTCATCGCGGCCATGACGCTGGGGGCGGCAGACACTTCCCTGAAGGACGTGTGGACCGCACTTGTGTCCAAAGACGCACCGGACCACTTGTCCATTATTCGCGAGCTGCGTTTGCCGCGCGAGATTGCAGCTGCATTCGTAGGTGCTGCGCTGGCCGTATCCGGCGCGGTTATGCAAGGAATTACGCGTAATCCGCTGGCCGATCCCGGTCTGCTGGGCTTGACTGCAGGTGCAGGCGCTGCGCTTGCGGTGATGCTCACTGTGTTTCCAGGTGCAGGCACGTTCTGGATCATGATCGCAAGTCTTGTCGGCGCTGCGCTTGGCTCTCTGCTTGTCTTCGGTATCGGAAGCATGAAGCGCGGGGGATTTTCGCCTTTTCGCATCGTGCTGGCCGGCGCGGCAATTTCCGCTTTTCTCTATGCTGTAACCGACGGCATCGGCCTTTACTTCAACATTTCAAAGGACGTCTCCATGTGGACAGCCGGCGGCTTGATCGGCACAACCTGGGATCAGCTCCGCATCATCGTTCCGTTTATCACGGCAGGTGTACTGCTGGCTCTGCTGCTGGCCAAACAAGTTACGATCCTCAGCTTGAATGAAGAGGTTGCCGCCGGGCTGGGGCAAAATATTCGAGCTGTCAAGCTCGCCCTGTTCGGCATCATTATTCTGCTCGCCGGCGCCTCTGTCGCGCTAGTCGGCAATCTCGTATTCATCGGCTTGATGGTTCCGCACCTGGTACGACCACTCGTCGGAACCGATTACCGATTCGTTCTGCCAATGTCCGCCATTGCGGGAGCTGCCTTCATGCTGCTGGCGGACACGATCGGGCGCACCATCAACGCGCCCTTTGAGACACCGGTCGTTGCCATCATTGCCATGATGGGCATCCCATTCTTTCTCATCATCGTTCGCAAAGGGGGCAATGCGTTCTCATGA